GGCTTCTCGGCCGGAGCGCCGGACATCTATCTTGCGGTAATGCACAGCGGGGTGACGCTCACGCCGATCGTCGGCCGGCTCGCAGCCATCGAGATACTCGACGGCGTGGACGTATCTCTGCTGACATCGTACCGTCTCGCCCGGTTCGACAAGAAGGCTTAGGAGGGAGATCTACTTTTTCGTCGCTTTTGGATCCGGGTACTTCGAGAACACGTCCGCTACCGCGGATTGGATCTGTTTTTCGGAGCGATCGGGCGTGCCCAGCGGGTACGTACCTTTCGCTTGCCACACCATGAAGCTCGACTCGGCTTCCTTGAGCTCGATCGTCAAACTGACCTGCTCCTCCCGGCTCACGTCGATCTGAACCTTCATGTCGGTAGGGTCCCAGACCGAAGGCTGTTGTGTCGAGCGCGTCTGGACCGAGCTATGGGTATCCACCGTGTACTGGATCAAGAGGTCGGGGTTGCGGACATCGATGCGAAAGCCCCGCTCCATCATCTGCTTTTGGATCGCGTTGACGAATCGCACGTGGTTCGCCATGTTGGCAACCGGCTTCTGTTCCTTGCTCCAGGTAAACGTACTGTACTGGGAGATATCGACTTTACGGTCGAAGTCGAATTCGATCTTCTGAGCTCCGGCCGCAGTGGCGGCAAGGACGAGGACCGGTAGTGCGAGTCGCATTCGATTTCCCAGTCTCCATACAATGCCACGCGGTTGTCAAACGCGGGTGGTTCGCTTTGCCGTTTGAGAGCCGAAAGGGCAGAATGAGCTCGCCGTTCGGCTTGTGCCCCCTGGCAGGCTGATGAAAAAGTACAGTCCAGCCTGCCGAGCGGTGGCCAAGACTTCTGCCGCGAGATCGGCGCGAAGCGCCGCAAAGGCCGAGCCGTGGCGGCTCGATCGATTGCGGGTCCCGCCACGGCATTAAGTACAAGAAGAGAGGAGACTATGATGATGAAGATACCCCTCGCTCTGGTTGCCCTGACGCTCCTGCAAGCTTGTACGAACGGCTCGCCACCGGAACCAGCGATCACGTCGAGCTATTTGGACTACACCGGCCGCGACGACGTTTTGAGCGGTGGTGTGAAACGGATTCCCGTCGAGACGCCCAAGGGCACTTTTCACGTCTGGACCAAGCGCGTCGGCAACAATCCCACGACCAAGGTGCTGCTCCTCCACGGCGGCCCGGGGGCGACGCACGAGTACTTCGAGGCCTTCGACAGCTACTTTCCCGCCGCCGGCATCGAGTACTACTACTACGACCAGCTCGGCTCGGCCTACAGCGACCAGCCCGACGAGCCCGAGCTGTGGGAGGTTCCGCGTTTCGTCGAAGAGGTCGAACAGGTCCGCATCGCGCTCGGGCTCGATCGAAGCAACTTCTACCTCCTGGGCCATTCCTGGGGCGGAATTTTGGCCATGGAATACGCATTGAAATACCAGCAACATCTCAAAGGGCTCGTCATCTCGAATATGATGGCCAGTATTCCCGCTTACAACGAGTACGCCCGTACCGTGCTGATGCCCGCCATGGACCAGTCGGCTCTGGCAGAGATCAAACGGCTCGAGGCCGCCGGGGAGTACGACAATCCCAGCTACATGGAGCTACTGATCGCCAATCATTACGTCGATCATGTTCTGCGCATGCCGGCCGAACAATGGCCGGACCCGGTGAACCGCGCGTTCGAGAATATCAACCACAATATCTACGTTCCCATGCAAGGGCCGAGCGAGCTCGGAGCGAGCGGAAAGCTCCTCAACTGGGATCGGACGCAGGATCTCGGCAAGATCGGGGTCCCGACTCTCGTAGTAGGCGCCCGCCACGACACGATGGATCCATCCCATATGGAGATGATGGCTGGTGAGCTTCCAAAAGGACGCTACCTCCTTTGCCCGCGTGGCAGCCACATGGCGATGTACGACGATCAGCTCGTCTACTTCGAGGGTCTCGTTCAGTTCATCCGCGATGTGGATGCGGGTCGCTTCTAGCTTTTCCCCAAATCGCCTCGCCGCCGCAGAGGGGGTGTGTAGGGGTCAGCCCTGGAGGTAGCCTGGGCTGGGTCGTGCCCGCCGAGGCATCGGTCGACGTCTCTCGGCTCTTGGTCCTGGCTTCACTCGGCAACTCCTCGGGCGCTCTCCACGTGGTTCGGTGTGCGTTTTTCCTCCGGTCTGGGATTGTATTGCTGCTATTGTCGTACATGTTATGCGGCTCATACCAACTATTGTCTTTGACGACAATGAGGGCAAGTGTTAGGGTGTACCAATGGCGACATGGAAGCCGACGTTGCCAAGGGGAGAGAGTCCCCTCTATCTCGCGATTGCCAATTCGATCGCCGAGGATATCTCCAAGGGCAGACTCGCCGAGGGAGAGCGGCTGCCTCCGCAGCGTGATTTAGCCGACGAGCTCAAGGTCGCTCTGACCACGGTGACCCGCGCGTACTCCGAGGCGGAGCGCCGGGGTCTGGTGAGTGGCGAGGTGGGGCGCGGCACCTTTGTGCTCCGCAAAGAGACGTTCGGGCTGAGACACCACCACGACGTCGAGCCGTCGGCGACCGACCTGACGGCAAACAGCCTCCTGCCTTATCCCTTCGCCAAAGAGCTCGCCGCGAGCATGGCCGAGGTCATGCTGGAGCGCGATCCATGGGATCTCCTCGCCTATCAATCGTCCTACGGCTCTCGCCGTCATCGTGAAGCAGGGGCGCGATACCTGGAATGGTTTGGAGCTTCCTCGACCCCGGAGAACGTGCTGGTGACGGCGGGGGCGCAGCACGCAATGACGGTCGTGTTCTCGACCATCACGAACCCGGGTGACACCGTTCTGACCGCGGAGCTCACCTATGCGGGGATGAAGTCCCTGGCCAACTTCCTCCATATTCGACTGCGGGGCCTGATCATGGACGACGAAGGCATCCGCCCCGATGCCCTCGAGGCGGCCTGCGCGACGACGAACGCGAAAGCGCTCTACTGCATGCCCTCGTTACAGAACCCGACCGCGGCGGTCATGTCGGAGAAGCGAAGGCGCGAGATCGTGGCCATCGCCGAGAGCTATGAGATGACCGTGGTGGAGGACGACAGCTACGGGTTCTTGGTCCCGGGCTCTCGGCCGCTCGTAAGCTTCGCGATCGATCCCTCACGATTTTACTACCTCACCGGCACTTCCAAGAGCCTCGCTCCCGGCCTGCGAGTCGGCTTTCTGAGGGCGCCGTCACCGATGATGGATCGTCTCGCGGCCGCCATATCGAGCACGATCCTGATGGCGACTCAGTCGATGGCGGACGTCGTCGTTCGCTGGGTCGATGACGGCACCGCGGAGCGGGTCATGCAATGGAAGCGTGCCGAGATCGGCGAGCGACAGCGAGTGGCGAAGCAGATCCTCGGTCGCTTCGATTACCGAGCGCATTCTTCCAGTCCGCATGGGTGGCTGACCATTCCCGAGCCTTGGTGCGTGCGCGACTTCGTGGAACAGGCACGCATGCGCGGCGTCGTGCTCTCGCCCGCCGAGGACTTCATCGCCGCTCGTTCGACCAGCGCCCACGCGGTACGCATTTGCCTCGGGCCGGTGGAAGATCGGCGCCGACTCCAGGCCGCTCTCGTTACCGTGTCGGACATCCTCGATACACCGCCGGCACCGTGCCAGGCTCGCGTTTGAAACGCTTGTTCGGCTGATTCCACCTGGACTAAGGTTGCTCCTTCGGAAGAAGGAGCGCGCATGATTTTCAGGAGTCCTCACGGGAACGTGGCCATTCCCGATTCACCATTGACGGATTTCGTGTTCGCCCGAGCGCGCAGTCTCGGAGCGAAGCCGGCTCTTATCGATGGGCCGAGCGGCCGCGCGATTTCTTTCGCCGAGATCGAGGAGGCGATTCAGCGCGTGGCGAAGGGGCTTTCTTCCCGTGGCTTCGAGAAAGGGGACGTTTTCGCGATCTACGCGCCCAACGTCCCCGAGTACGCGGTCGCGTTCCACGGCGTCGCGAGGCTGGGAGGAGTGACGACCACGGTAAACCCCCTCTATACCCCCGAGGAGCTGCGACGCCAGCTCGATGATGCCGGAGCGACGCGCCTGCTCACCGTTCCCCCCTTCCTCGACAAGGCGAGCGAAGCCTGCCGCGGTTCTCGCGTCGAGGAGATCTTCGTATTTGGCGGCTCGGACAGCGCGACCCCATTCTCAGCGCTCCTCGAGAACGACGGCGACCCGCCGGAGGTCGATATCGATACCGCAGAGGATCTGGTGGCCCTGCCCTATTCGAGCGGTACGACCGGTCTTCAAAAGGGGGTAATGCTGACTCATCGCAACCTCGTGGCGAACCTCGTCCAGACCAGCGCCGCCTTCGAAGGCGGCTTGACCGAGAGAGACGTCTGCATCGGCATCCTGCCCTTCTTTCATATCTACGGCATGCTCGTCATCATGAATCTCGCGCTTTGGAAAGGCGCATCGATCGTGACCATGCCTCGATTCGACCTTCAGGGTTTTCTCGAGCTCATGCAGCGATACCGCGTCACCGCGGCCCACCTGGTGCCTCCCATCGTGCTCGGTCTGTCGAAACATCCGATGGTCGACCAGTACGATTTGACGTCGCTGCGGTGGATCATGTCGGGAGCCGCCCCTCTCGGTGAGAACGTCGCCGGTGCCTGCGCCAGGAGGCTCGGCTGCTTCGTCCTTCAGGGCTACGGCCTCACCGAGACGAGTCCCGTATCGCACTGCAACCCAATCGACGAGGACAGGATCAAGCCCGGCTCGGTGGGGCCGCCGGTGCCGGGAACCGAGTGCCGGATCGTTTCGCCCGAGTCGGGGCTCGATGTGGGGCCGGGAGAGAACGGCGAGATCTGGATCCGTGGCCCTCAGGTCATGAAGGGCTACCTCAACAACGTCCAGGCGACTCGAGCAGCGATCGACGACGAAGGCTGGTTTCGTTCGGGAGACGTCGGCCATGCCGACGAGGACGGCTATTTCTTCATCGTCGACCGCTTGAAGGAGCTCATCAAATACAAAGGGTTCCAGGTAGCCCCGGCCGAGCTCGAGGCGATTCTTCTCTCCCATCCGGCGGTGGCCGATGCGGCCGTCGTTCCCAAGCCCGACGAAGAGGCGGGCGAGATACCGAAGGCCTTTGTCGTCCTGAGAGAGGAAATTCCGAAGCAGGCCATCCTGGATTTCGTCGCCGAGCGGGTGGCGCCTTACAAGAAGATCCGCGAGATCGAGGTCATCGATGCGATCCCAAAATCGCCGTCGGGCAAGATCCTGAGACGGCTACTGCGGTAAATAACGTTTGGGAAACTTGGCGACGACAGTGTACGCGGGGTCCACGATATTGGCGACGGTCGTCTGGGCGAGCTGGCCCAGCAGAGCGTAAGCGTCGAGTCGGTCGAATCCGTAGTCGGCCTGGAGCCATTCGATGAGCTCCACGTGGGCGAGGCGGAAGGCGTCGATCAGTGGTCGGGCACTGCCCGCCACCATGATGAACTCCTCGTCTTCGAGGCGCGGCCAGTCGATGGCTTCCCCTTTGATGAGGTCGATGCGCAGCTCCACGTCCATGGATGTCTCCAGGCCGGTTCCGCCGACCTCTCCTTCCCCCTGCCGCGCGTGGCCGTCGCCGAAGTACAAGTAGGCGCCGTCATGGAAGATGGGAAGGTAAACGGTCGTGCCTTCACGGACTTCGGGCGCATCCATGTTTCCACCGAAATCCCCGGGCCACAATCCGCCAAACGCCTCCTCGCCCCGCGGGGCAACGCCTACCCGGCCGAGCATCGGTTGCAGATCGATCTCGATCTCTCTCATCTTGCTTCCAGGAAGCTCGGTCTTCCCCGTCATCTTTTCCCGATCGATCGTCCAAACGTAGCGCCTCTCGCCAATCGGGTCCGCGAGGAACCGGACCCGGCTTTCACCCGCTAGCCCCCCGAAGCTCGAGGACACTTGCGAGGCAGCGAGGTCGTGGTTGGGTCGCACTTTCAGCACCTCGACGACCAGGGTGTCGTCCGTCGTCGCCCCTTCGATATAGAACGGGCCGACTTCGCCCGGAAAAGCGCCACCTTCCCTGGTGTAGTAAGCCCCCATCATCGTCCTGGAGACGAGAATCGTGTTCGGCTTTATCCGAAGCACTGGCTCGCGAACGGCGAACGTCGGGTATCCGACCTCGGGCTCGAACTGCACACGCTCTTGCCCGATGGCGTTCGCCCCCAGGACGACGACGATTACGAGACTCGGTACGATCTGTGAGCGCACGTTCATTCTCCTCTTCGATGTGAGAGCAACCAGGGGACGAGCTCCTCTTCCCAGTAGGCCCGGTCCCAGGAGTCATGGCCGACACCGGCATACTCCGTGTAGCGGACCGACTTGCCCGCCGCCTCGAGCGCTGCGGCGAGCTTGCGCGACTCGTTGACCGGTACCCGGCGATCCGCGTCGCCGTGAAAGACCCAGACCGGGGCGCTCACCCGGCGGGCGGTCTCGGTGTAAGGGTCGTCCGGAGCAATCGATGCCGGATGCCAATCGGGCGGAGCGATGCGCCGGTTGGGCAAAACCCCGCCGCACACGGGAGCGAGCGCGGCGAAGCGGTCCGGGTATTTGTATCCGAACGCCCAGACGCCATAACCTCCCAGCGAAAGGCCTGTCAGATAGACGCGCTCGGGGTCACCGTTGAATTCCTTGACCGACCGCTCGAGTGCCTCGAACGTTTGAGCTTCCATGGCCGGATCGCCCCACCACATCCGATCGCGGCACTGCGGCATCACCACGACGGCGGGAAAATCGCCGAGCTCGCGAATTCGTGCAGGAAGGCCGATTTTCAACTGACCGGTCCCGTCCGAGCCGCGCTCGCCCGCGCCATGCAGAAACAAAACGACCGGCCACTGCTTGTCCGCGGTCCACTCCGTGGGGACGAAGACGGTGTAGCTGTAGCTCTCGCCGTCCATCTCGATGGCGCGATCGACGAAGCCTGCCGAGCTGTCGATGGGGAGGAAGAGCAGGGCGACGAGACCGAACCAGGATTTCATGCCGCGCATTCTACACAGGATTGAACCAACGCGCTCCTCGTTAGAGAATCGTTTGCCATGGATGCCGAACTCGACGCGCTGCGAACAGACCTTGCCAGAGTCGATCGCAAGATCCTCGACCTCGTCGCCGAGCGAGAAAAGCTGGCATCGAAGATCGGAAGCGTCAAACGAGCGGCGGCTCTGCCCACCCGCGATTTCTCCCAGGAGCGCGACGTGGTCGAGCGCGCTCGCGAGAGGGCCTTGGAGCTCGGACTATCCCCTCGTTTGGCCGAGGAGCTGATGCTCCTCCTCATTCGCTCGTCCCTGACGGTTCAGGAGCGTGAGTCGATCAAGACGGTAGCCGGGGGAACGGGCAAGAGAGCGCTGGTGATCGGAGGGGCGGGCAAGATGGGCCGCTGGTTCGAGAGCTTCCTGCGATCGCAGGGGTTTTTGGTTGACATTGCGGATCCCGCCTCCAAGCCGTATCGGAGCTGGAAGGAGATGGAGCTTCCTCACGACGTGATTGTGATCGCCGCACCGCTCGTCGTGGCGAACCAGATTCTTCTCGAGATGTCGCGACGCCCGCCCGGAGGTCTCGTCTTCGATATCGGTTCGCTCAAGAGCCCCGTGCGAGACGGTTTGCGGGCGATGGCGGCCGCGGGTGCGAAGGTGACCTCGGTACACCCAATGTTCGGGCCGGATACGGAGCTGCTGTCGGGACGGCACGTGATCTTCGTCGATGTGGGAGTGCGGGAGGCCACCGACGCCGCCAGGGAGCTCTTTCGCTCCACCCTCGCGGTTCGTGTCGAGATGGATCTCGAGAGCCACGATCGGCTCATCGCATACGTGCTCGGTCTCTCCCACGCGCTCAACATCGCCTTTTTCACCGCGTTGGCGGAGAGCGGAGAGCGGGCGCCGGAGTTGGCGAAGCTTTCGAGCACCACATTCGACGAGCAGCTTCTGGTCTCGAAGAAAGTGGCTGGCGAGAGCCCTCGACTCTACTTCGAGATCCAATCCCTGAACGAATATGGCACCGAGGCGCTGGCGGCGCTTCTCTATGCCGTGGAACGAATCCGATCCGTGGTGCGCGCGGGAGACGAGGCCGGGTTTGCCGCTCTGATGGAGCGGGGAAAGGCCTATCTGAGCGGGCGGTAACGCCAAGCCGTTCTCGTTTTTATGAGAGAGAGAAGTTCGGGTCGATGGCCTTGGCCTTCTCGAGCATCGTTGCCGAGCGCTCCACCATGCCGAGCTCTTTGTAAACCGAGGCGAGCTGCCCGAAGTAGTCCGCTTTGCTCGGGTCCAGCTCCGCCGCCCGGCGGAGGTGCCCCTCGGCTTCCTTGAGCCAGTTGCGGTTCTTCATGAGCCCGAGGCCGAGCAGATAGTAGAAAGACGCTTGCTCCTGGTCCAGCTCGATTGCCTGACGAGCGAGCTGGATCGCGTCCCAATAGTCGGTCGTCTCATAGGCTCGCTCGGCCCGCCGGAAGATCTCCCAGGCATGCCGGGTACGGTCGAAATCGCTTCGTACCCGCTTCGGTGGAACGGGAGGTTTGGTGCGTGAGCGTGAAAGGGTTGTCAGAGCGCGGGTAGCGACGGCGCATAGCTCCGAGAGCCGGTGTCGGGTCTCGAGGGAGAGGTCTTTGGGATGGGCTTCTGGATGAAAACGCTGAATCAGCTCGAGGTAGGATTGTTTCACCTGCGGTGGGGGAGTCGAGACGTCCACCCCTAGAAGCTCCGAGTAGCGTCGTCGTTTGCCGAGATCGAGGAGGCGTCCGAGCTCCTTCTCGAGCGCGGGGTCGAGCTTGGACCCGCTGGACGCGGAGGAGTCCGGGTCGTCCCAGGTGATCAGCCCTTTGTGGACGAGCTCTGCGATCGTCTCGGCGACCTCGTTCTCCGGCATGGGGCTGAGGGCGAGGATCTCGCTCGCCTTCGAGGTCCCGTCGACCCTCGAGAGAATGAAACCCTCGGTCGGGGAAAGGCTCATCTCTCGCAGT
This genomic interval from Vicinamibacteria bacterium contains the following:
- a CDS encoding DUF4136 domain-containing protein, with protein sequence MRLALPVLVLAATAAGAQKIEFDFDRKVDISQYSTFTWSKEQKPVANMANHVRFVNAIQKQMMERGFRIDVRNPDLLIQYTVDTHSSVQTRSTQQPSVWDPTDMKVQIDVSREEQVSLTIELKEAESSFMVWQAKGTYPLGTPDRSEKQIQSAVADVFSKYPDPKATKK
- a CDS encoding proline iminopeptidase-family hydrolase — its product is MMMKIPLALVALTLLQACTNGSPPEPAITSSYLDYTGRDDVLSGGVKRIPVETPKGTFHVWTKRVGNNPTTKVLLLHGGPGATHEYFEAFDSYFPAAGIEYYYYDQLGSAYSDQPDEPELWEVPRFVEEVEQVRIALGLDRSNFYLLGHSWGGILAMEYALKYQQHLKGLVISNMMASIPAYNEYARTVLMPAMDQSALAEIKRLEAAGEYDNPSYMELLIANHYVDHVLRMPAEQWPDPVNRAFENINHNIYVPMQGPSELGASGKLLNWDRTQDLGKIGVPTLVVGARHDTMDPSHMEMMAGELPKGRYLLCPRGSHMAMYDDQLVYFEGLVQFIRDVDAGRF
- a CDS encoding PLP-dependent aminotransferase family protein — protein: MATWKPTLPRGESPLYLAIANSIAEDISKGRLAEGERLPPQRDLADELKVALTTVTRAYSEAERRGLVSGEVGRGTFVLRKETFGLRHHHDVEPSATDLTANSLLPYPFAKELAASMAEVMLERDPWDLLAYQSSYGSRRHREAGARYLEWFGASSTPENVLVTAGAQHAMTVVFSTITNPGDTVLTAELTYAGMKSLANFLHIRLRGLIMDDEGIRPDALEAACATTNAKALYCMPSLQNPTAAVMSEKRRREIVAIAESYEMTVVEDDSYGFLVPGSRPLVSFAIDPSRFYYLTGTSKSLAPGLRVGFLRAPSPMMDRLAAAISSTILMATQSMADVVVRWVDDGTAERVMQWKRAEIGERQRVAKQILGRFDYRAHSSSPHGWLTIPEPWCVRDFVEQARMRGVVLSPAEDFIAARSTSAHAVRICLGPVEDRRRLQAALVTVSDILDTPPAPCQARV
- a CDS encoding 4-coumarate--CoA ligase family protein, with amino-acid sequence MIFRSPHGNVAIPDSPLTDFVFARARSLGAKPALIDGPSGRAISFAEIEEAIQRVAKGLSSRGFEKGDVFAIYAPNVPEYAVAFHGVARLGGVTTTVNPLYTPEELRRQLDDAGATRLLTVPPFLDKASEACRGSRVEEIFVFGGSDSATPFSALLENDGDPPEVDIDTAEDLVALPYSSGTTGLQKGVMLTHRNLVANLVQTSAAFEGGLTERDVCIGILPFFHIYGMLVIMNLALWKGASIVTMPRFDLQGFLELMQRYRVTAAHLVPPIVLGLSKHPMVDQYDLTSLRWIMSGAAPLGENVAGACARRLGCFVLQGYGLTETSPVSHCNPIDEDRIKPGSVGPPVPGTECRIVSPESGLDVGPGENGEIWIRGPQVMKGYLNNVQATRAAIDDEGWFRSGDVGHADEDGYFFIVDRLKELIKYKGFQVAPAELEAILLSHPAVADAAVVPKPDEEAGEIPKAFVVLREEIPKQAILDFVAERVAPYKKIREIEVIDAIPKSPSGKILRRLLR
- a CDS encoding acetamidase/formamidase family protein — translated: MRSQIVPSLVIVVVLGANAIGQERVQFEPEVGYPTFAVREPVLRIKPNTILVSRTMMGAYYTREGGAFPGEVGPFYIEGATTDDTLVVEVLKVRPNHDLAASQVSSSFGGLAGESRVRFLADPIGERRYVWTIDREKMTGKTELPGSKMREIEIDLQPMLGRVGVAPRGEEAFGGLWPGDFGGNMDAPEVREGTTVYLPIFHDGAYLYFGDGHARQGEGEVGGTGLETSMDVELRIDLIKGEAIDWPRLEDEEFIMVAGSARPLIDAFRLAHVELIEWLQADYGFDRLDAYALLGQLAQTTVANIVDPAYTVVAKFPKRYLPQ
- a CDS encoding prolyl oligopeptidase family serine peptidase gives rise to the protein MKSWFGLVALLFLPIDSSAGFVDRAIEMDGESYSYTVFVPTEWTADKQWPVVLFLHGAGERGSDGTGQLKIGLPARIRELGDFPAVVVMPQCRDRMWWGDPAMEAQTFEALERSVKEFNGDPERVYLTGLSLGGYGVWAFGYKYPDRFAALAPVCGGVLPNRRIAPPDWHPASIAPDDPYTETARRVSAPVWVFHGDADRRVPVNESRKLAAALEAAGKSVRYTEYAGVGHDSWDRAYWEEELVPWLLSHRRGE
- a CDS encoding prephenate dehydrogenase/arogenate dehydrogenase family protein, translated to MDAELDALRTDLARVDRKILDLVAEREKLASKIGSVKRAAALPTRDFSQERDVVERARERALELGLSPRLAEELMLLLIRSSLTVQERESIKTVAGGTGKRALVIGGAGKMGRWFESFLRSQGFLVDIADPASKPYRSWKEMELPHDVIVIAAPLVVANQILLEMSRRPPGGLVFDIGSLKSPVRDGLRAMAAAGAKVTSVHPMFGPDTELLSGRHVIFVDVGVREATDAARELFRSTLAVRVEMDLESHDRLIAYVLGLSHALNIAFFTALAESGERAPELAKLSSTTFDEQLLVSKKVAGESPRLYFEIQSLNEYGTEALAALLYAVERIRSVVRAGDEAGFAALMERGKAYLSGR
- a CDS encoding protein kinase family protein, which codes for EAVLRRALAKDPARRTPSGRELVEALRALPAGLLLPVGTTTPKDKVEPRAPIMPPEAQYRMGAETLKRLKEDGRPLRFSSSLSSRLREMSLSPTEGFILSRVDGTSKASEILALSPMPENEVAETIAELVHKGLITWDDPDSSASSGSKLDPALEKELGRLLDLGKRRRYSELLGVDVSTPPPQVKQSYLELIQRFHPEAHPKDLSLETRHRLSELCAVATRALTTLSRSRTKPPVPPKRVRSDFDRTRHAWEIFRRAERAYETTDYWDAIQLARQAIELDQEQASFYYLLGLGLMKNRNWLKEAEGHLRRAAELDPSKADYFGQLASVYKELGMVERSATMLEKAKAIDPNFSLS